In Streptomyces asoensis, a single genomic region encodes these proteins:
- a CDS encoding transcriptional regulator produces MQPNTLLDAILDEAGVSHAGLAAHVNQAGRARGLALRYEHTAVARWLKGQRPRGQVPDLICEVLAARLHRPVTLDDIGLGVPGEPSAPHGTSLSGFVERATALWRSDEQQRPHLLGAPAVTGTPAVMPVWEWENPPEDVDVSRGGRHRVTPSDIEMLRAARAHYEQLYRKAGGIATRSRIVGFLNAEAAPLLRGSYTDETGRQLHRATGGLVAVAGICAYDSDAHGLAQRYFHQALRLAKASGDRGLGAYVIALLVNQSLFMREYRQAVAFAEAALRAAGRHITPALSSDLYAMQAKAYAHLGDGTSALSCIRRAETAADRIRPGREPDETGYVQPGLVNVQVAEALLSLGDLTAAAEHAAAAVGTPAHDRGRVHRLAMLSTIELRQGNTDKAVVTAVQMAEQARGMESQRLRDRLRAVREHLVRSDCAGTAEAAELIDGALRVPL; encoded by the coding sequence ATGCAGCCCAACACTCTGCTCGACGCGATCCTGGACGAGGCGGGCGTGTCGCATGCCGGCCTCGCCGCCCACGTCAACCAGGCAGGCCGGGCCCGCGGACTCGCGCTGCGCTACGAGCACACGGCGGTGGCCAGATGGCTCAAGGGCCAGCGCCCCCGGGGCCAGGTGCCCGACCTGATCTGCGAGGTGCTCGCCGCGCGACTGCACCGGCCGGTCACCCTCGACGACATCGGTCTCGGCGTACCGGGCGAGCCGTCCGCCCCGCACGGCACCTCGCTCTCCGGCTTCGTCGAGCGGGCAACCGCCTTGTGGCGTTCCGACGAGCAGCAGCGCCCGCACCTCCTCGGAGCCCCCGCCGTCACCGGCACGCCGGCCGTGATGCCGGTGTGGGAGTGGGAGAACCCGCCCGAGGACGTGGACGTCTCCCGCGGCGGCCGGCACCGCGTCACCCCGTCCGACATAGAGATGCTGCGGGCCGCCCGCGCCCACTACGAGCAGCTGTACCGCAAGGCCGGCGGCATCGCGACCCGCAGCCGTATCGTCGGCTTCCTCAACGCGGAGGCGGCGCCGCTGCTGCGCGGCAGCTACACCGACGAGACGGGACGTCAACTGCACCGCGCCACAGGCGGGTTGGTCGCGGTCGCCGGAATCTGCGCGTACGACTCGGACGCGCACGGCCTGGCGCAGCGCTACTTCCACCAGGCGCTCAGGCTGGCGAAGGCCAGCGGCGACCGGGGACTTGGCGCCTACGTCATCGCGCTGCTCGTCAACCAGTCGCTGTTCATGCGGGAGTACCGGCAGGCCGTCGCCTTCGCGGAGGCCGCGCTCCGGGCGGCGGGCCGGCACATCACCCCCGCGCTCTCCTCGGATCTGTACGCGATGCAGGCCAAGGCGTACGCCCACCTCGGTGACGGTACGAGCGCCCTGTCGTGCATCCGGCGTGCCGAGACCGCCGCCGACCGCATCCGGCCCGGACGGGAGCCCGACGAGACCGGCTATGTCCAGCCGGGCCTGGTCAACGTCCAGGTGGCGGAGGCGCTGCTCAGTCTCGGCGACCTGACCGCCGCCGCCGAGCACGCCGCCGCCGCCGTCGGCACCCCGGCGCACGACCGGGGCCGCGTCCACCGGCTCGCCATGCTGAGCACGATCGAACTGCGCCAGGGCAACACCGACAAGGCGGTGGTCACCGCGGTGCAGATGGCCGAACAGGCCCGGGGCATGGAGTCGCAGCGCCTGCGCGACAGACTCCGGGCCGTGCGCGAGCACCTGGTGCGCAGCGACTGCGCGGGCACGGCCGAGGCCGCCGAACTCATCGACGGGGCCCTGCGCGTACCGCTGTAG
- a CDS encoding NUDIX hydrolase, with product MQWTKQNEQTVYENRWFSVNLADVELPDGRHLDHFLIRLRPVAVATVVNQADEVLLLWRHRFITDSWGWELAAGVVEDGEDIARAAARELEEETGWRPGPLRHLMSVEPSNGLTDAVHHIYWSDDGEYVGHPVDDFESDRREWVHLGLVPGMVARGEVPAANMAAALMLLHHLRLA from the coding sequence GTGCAGTGGACGAAACAGAACGAACAAACTGTGTATGAAAACCGCTGGTTCAGCGTCAATCTGGCAGATGTGGAGCTGCCCGACGGCCGGCACCTGGACCACTTCCTCATACGGCTGCGGCCGGTGGCGGTGGCGACGGTCGTCAACCAGGCCGACGAGGTCCTGCTGCTGTGGCGGCACCGCTTCATCACCGACAGCTGGGGGTGGGAGCTCGCGGCGGGCGTCGTCGAGGACGGCGAGGACATCGCCCGCGCGGCCGCCAGGGAACTCGAGGAGGAGACCGGCTGGCGGCCGGGGCCGCTGCGCCACCTGATGAGCGTGGAGCCGTCCAACGGGCTCACCGACGCCGTCCACCACATCTACTGGTCGGACGACGGCGAGTACGTGGGACACCCGGTGGACGACTTCGAATCGGACCGCCGGGAGTGGGTCCACCTCGGGCTCGTCCCCGGCATGGTGGCGAGGGGGGAGGTCCCGGCCGCCAACATGGCGGCCGCCCTGATGCTGCTGCACCACCTCAGGCTCGCCTGA
- a CDS encoding 3-hydroxybutyryl-CoA dehydrogenase, translated as MTGTPAGDLSRVGVVGCGQMGAGIAEVCARAGLDVQVAETTGEALEIGRTRLLNSLAKAAERGKISEEERDAALARLSFTTDLGEFADRDLVIEAVVENEQVKTEIFQVLDQVVTRPDAILASNTSSIPLVKLAVATSRPDHVVGIHFFNPAPVQQLVELIPALTTSEGTLSRAQLFAEKVLGKHAIRAQDRSGFVVNALLIPYLLSAIRMFETGIASREDIDNGMEMGCAHPMGPLKLSDLIGLDTVASVAQSMYDEYKEPLYAAPPLLQRMVDAGRLGRKTGSGFYAY; from the coding sequence GTGACGGGCACCCCAGCGGGAGATCTCTCACGGGTCGGAGTGGTGGGCTGCGGCCAGATGGGAGCGGGCATCGCCGAGGTCTGCGCCCGCGCCGGCCTGGACGTCCAGGTCGCCGAGACCACCGGCGAGGCTCTGGAGATCGGCCGTACCCGGCTGTTGAACTCCCTGGCCAAGGCCGCCGAGCGGGGCAAGATCTCCGAGGAGGAGCGCGACGCGGCGCTCGCGCGCCTCAGCTTCACCACCGACCTCGGCGAGTTCGCCGACCGCGATCTGGTGATCGAGGCGGTGGTCGAGAACGAGCAGGTCAAGACCGAGATCTTCCAGGTCCTCGACCAGGTCGTGACCCGCCCGGACGCCATCCTCGCCTCCAACACCTCCTCCATCCCGCTGGTGAAGCTGGCGGTCGCCACCTCGCGGCCCGACCACGTGGTCGGCATCCACTTCTTCAACCCGGCCCCGGTGCAGCAGCTCGTCGAGCTGATCCCGGCGCTGACCACCTCCGAGGGCACGCTCAGCCGGGCGCAGCTCTTCGCCGAGAAGGTGCTGGGCAAGCACGCGATCCGCGCCCAGGACCGGTCCGGCTTCGTCGTCAACGCCCTGCTGATCCCCTACCTGCTCTCCGCGATCCGGATGTTCGAGACGGGCATCGCCAGCCGCGAGGACATCGACAACGGCATGGAGATGGGCTGCGCCCACCCGATGGGTCCGCTGAAGCTGTCCGACCTGATCGGCCTGGACACCGTCGCTTCGGTGGCGCAGAGCATGTACGACGAGTACAAGGAGCCCCTCTACGCCGCTCCCCCGCTGCTCCAGCGCATGGTGGACGCGGGCCGGCTGGGCCGCAAGACCGGCTCGGGCTTCTACGCGTACTGA
- a CDS encoding glycoside hydrolase family 10 protein: MGRLTRRAFALAALTAFTTTGAAAAPAGGRRAATEMRGMWLATVGNRDWPSRSGLSAAAQRAELIDMLDLAVSRRLNTVVFQVRPTADALWPSPYEPWSQVLTGTQGRSPGWDPLGTAVTEAHARGLQLHAWFNPYRIATHDDPTKLVASHPARRNPQWVVPFGGRLYYNPGLPEVRAFVQDAIMDAVKKYPLDAVHFDDYFYPYPVAGQTFDDEAAYDTYGGAFSSRAAWRRDNIDKLVLETAARIKAVRPTTQFGISPFGVWRNASTDSRGSDTRALQSYDDIHADTRKWVREGWLDYVVPQLYWNIGLSAADYAELVPWWAEVAKGSRTRLYIGEALYRAGDPTQPAAWQDPAELTAHLELAAAHPQVRGHVFFAAKDVRKDPIGAMARVVAEHYREPAQAPR; the protein is encoded by the coding sequence ATGGGGCGACTGACCCGGCGGGCGTTCGCGCTGGCGGCGCTGACGGCGTTCACCACGACGGGCGCGGCGGCCGCTCCCGCGGGGGGCCGGCGGGCGGCAACCGAGATGCGGGGGATGTGGCTGGCCACGGTCGGCAACCGCGACTGGCCGTCACGGTCCGGTCTGAGCGCCGCCGCGCAGCGCGCCGAGCTGATCGACATGCTGGACCTGGCGGTGAGCCGGCGGCTCAACACGGTGGTCTTCCAGGTGCGGCCCACCGCCGACGCGCTGTGGCCCTCGCCGTACGAGCCGTGGTCGCAGGTCCTCACCGGCACGCAGGGCAGGTCGCCGGGGTGGGACCCGCTGGGCACGGCGGTCACCGAGGCCCACGCGCGGGGCCTGCAACTGCACGCCTGGTTCAACCCGTACCGGATCGCCACCCATGACGACCCCACGAAGCTCGTCGCCTCGCATCCGGCGCGCAGGAACCCGCAGTGGGTCGTCCCGTTCGGCGGCAGGCTCTACTACAACCCGGGTCTGCCCGAGGTCCGCGCCTTCGTGCAGGACGCGATCATGGACGCGGTGAAGAAGTACCCGCTGGACGCCGTGCACTTCGACGACTACTTCTACCCGTACCCGGTGGCCGGCCAGACCTTCGACGACGAGGCCGCCTACGACACCTACGGCGGTGCCTTCTCCAGCCGGGCGGCCTGGCGGCGCGACAACATCGACAAGCTGGTGCTGGAGACGGCCGCCCGTATCAAGGCGGTACGGCCCACCACCCAGTTCGGGATCAGTCCGTTCGGAGTGTGGCGCAACGCCTCCACCGACTCGCGCGGCTCGGACACCCGCGCGCTCCAGTCGTACGACGACATCCACGCGGACACCCGTAAGTGGGTCCGCGAGGGCTGGCTCGACTACGTCGTCCCGCAGCTCTACTGGAACATCGGGCTGTCGGCCGCCGACTACGCCGAACTCGTGCCCTGGTGGGCCGAGGTGGCCAAGGGCAGCCGTACCCGCCTCTACATCGGCGAGGCCCTCTACCGGGCGGGCGACCCCACGCAGCCTGCGGCCTGGCAGGACCCGGCCGAACTCACCGCCCATCTGGAGCTGGCCGCGGCTCACCCCCAGGTGCGCGGGCATGTCTTCTTCGCCGCGAAGGACGTGCGCAAGGACCCGATCGGCGCGATGGCCCGGGTGGTCGCCGAGCACTACCGCGAGCCGGCCCAGGCCCCGCGCTGA
- a CDS encoding DUF1918 domain-containing protein, whose translation MRATTGDQLVQHGRVVGQHDKVGEIVEVLGQGGSPPYRVRFTDGHEGLCSPGPDTEIRHRMAEEQR comes from the coding sequence ATGCGCGCAACCACGGGCGACCAGCTTGTCCAGCACGGCAGGGTGGTCGGGCAACACGACAAGGTCGGCGAGATCGTCGAAGTACTCGGCCAGGGAGGCAGTCCCCCGTACCGCGTCCGCTTCACGGACGGGCACGAGGGCCTCTGCTCGCCCGGCCCGGACACGGAGATCCGGCACCGCATGGCCGAGGAACAACGCTAG
- a CDS encoding DMT family transporter, with the protein MKTQSSAIAGSAIAVSTPESASGSASGPASGATAEAADDAAARGGSRAGGLGTLLAALGVVAFSLTFPATAWGLEGFGPWALVSVRSVLAALIAGGCLLVLRVAPPARRHWAGLAVVAAGVVVGFPLLTTLALRTSTTAHAAVVVGLLPLTTALLSALRMGTRPSRTFWAAALAGAAAVVAFTVQQSGGALTSADLYLFGALLVCAAGYTEGGRLARVMPGWQVIGWALVFCLPLTVPAAALALAHEPVRLTAHSVAGLLWVAAGSQFLGLVVWYRGMAAIGIPKASQLQLAQPLLTLVWSVLLLGERLTPAAPLTAAAVLVCIAVTQRARG; encoded by the coding sequence ATGAAGACACAGAGTAGCGCTATCGCCGGATCCGCGATAGCGGTCAGCACCCCGGAGTCCGCCTCCGGGTCCGCCTCCGGGCCCGCCTCCGGCGCGACCGCCGAAGCCGCCGACGACGCCGCTGCGCGCGGCGGCTCGCGGGCGGGCGGCCTCGGCACCCTCCTGGCGGCTCTCGGCGTCGTCGCCTTCTCCCTCACCTTCCCCGCGACGGCGTGGGGCCTCGAGGGGTTCGGCCCCTGGGCGCTGGTCTCGGTGCGCAGCGTCCTGGCCGCCCTGATCGCCGGCGGTTGTCTGCTCGTCCTGCGTGTCGCGCCGCCCGCCCGCCGGCACTGGGCGGGGCTCGCCGTCGTGGCCGCCGGTGTCGTCGTCGGCTTCCCCCTGCTCACCACGCTCGCGCTGCGGACGTCCACCACCGCGCACGCCGCCGTCGTGGTGGGTCTGCTGCCGCTGACGACCGCGCTGCTGTCCGCCCTGCGCATGGGAACCCGCCCCTCCCGCACCTTCTGGGCGGCGGCCCTCGCGGGCGCCGCCGCGGTGGTGGCGTTCACCGTGCAGCAGAGCGGCGGCGCCCTGACCAGCGCCGACCTGTACCTCTTCGGGGCGCTGCTGGTGTGCGCCGCCGGCTACACCGAGGGCGGTCGGCTGGCCCGGGTCATGCCGGGCTGGCAGGTCATCGGCTGGGCCCTGGTGTTCTGCCTGCCGCTCACCGTGCCCGCCGCCGCACTCGCCCTGGCCCACGAGCCCGTCCGGCTGACCGCGCACAGCGTCGCCGGGCTGCTGTGGGTGGCGGCGGGCTCGCAGTTCCTCGGCCTGGTCGTCTGGTACCGGGGCATGGCCGCCATCGGCATTCCCAAGGCCAGCCAGTTGCAGTTGGCGCAGCCCCTGCTCACACTGGTGTGGTCGGTGCTGCTGCTGGGCGAGCGCCTCACGCCCGCAGCCCCGCTGACGGCTGCTGCCGTGCTCGTCTGCATCGCCGTCACCCAGCGGGCCCGCGGCTAG
- a CDS encoding PLP-dependent aminotransferase family protein — protein sequence MQERSSVGELADQLRVEFDRYSPGGKLPSSRALVERFRVSPVTVSRALARLAAEGLVVTRPGAGAFRARPSSARPARAADTSWQEVALSADGAADLVPRSVEAAGVTVSLAAPPPGVVEFNGGYLHPSLQPERAMAAALARAGRRPGAWGRPPMEGLPELREWFARAIGGSVTAAEVLVSGGGQASLTTALRALAPPGAPVLVESPTYPGMLAIARAAGLRPVPVPVDPDGVRPDLLADAFRATGARVFVCQPLFQNPTGAVLAADRRGQVLRTAREAGAFVVEDDFVRRLAHEDAGRLPRPLVADDPDGVVVHVGSLTKATSPSFRVSALAARGPVLERLRAIQVVDSFFVPRPLQEAALELVGSPAWPRHLRAVAAELRTRRDAMTSALRLRLPELALPHVPSGGYHLWLRLPDGADEGAFAAAALRAGVALTPGRPYFSAEPPAAHVRVSFAAVGGTEEIAEGVRRLRTACDEVFPANRST from the coding sequence ATGCAAGAGCGTAGCAGTGTGGGTGAGCTGGCGGATCAGCTGCGGGTGGAGTTCGACCGCTACTCCCCGGGTGGAAAGCTGCCGTCGAGCCGGGCACTGGTGGAACGGTTCCGGGTGAGTCCCGTGACCGTCTCGAGGGCGCTGGCGCGGCTCGCCGCCGAGGGGCTGGTGGTCACCCGGCCCGGCGCGGGCGCCTTCCGGGCCCGGCCGTCGTCGGCGCGGCCCGCGCGGGCCGCGGACACCTCCTGGCAGGAGGTCGCCCTGAGCGCGGACGGCGCGGCCGACCTCGTGCCGCGCTCGGTCGAGGCGGCGGGCGTCACGGTCTCGCTGGCGGCCCCGCCGCCCGGCGTGGTCGAGTTCAACGGCGGTTATCTGCACCCCTCGTTGCAGCCGGAGCGGGCGATGGCGGCGGCCCTGGCCCGGGCCGGGCGGCGGCCCGGCGCGTGGGGCCGGCCGCCCATGGAGGGGCTGCCGGAGCTGCGCGAGTGGTTCGCGCGCGCCATCGGCGGCTCCGTCACCGCGGCCGAGGTGCTGGTCAGCGGGGGCGGTCAGGCGTCGCTCACCACCGCCCTGCGCGCCCTGGCCCCGCCCGGAGCGCCCGTCCTCGTCGAGTCGCCCACCTATCCGGGCATGCTCGCGATCGCCCGGGCGGCGGGCCTGCGGCCGGTGCCGGTCCCGGTCGACCCGGACGGGGTCCGGCCGGATCTGCTCGCCGACGCGTTCCGGGCGACGGGTGCCCGGGTCTTCGTCTGCCAGCCGCTGTTCCAGAACCCGACCGGGGCCGTCCTCGCCGCCGACCGGCGCGGGCAGGTCCTGCGGACCGCGCGCGAGGCGGGCGCCTTCGTCGTCGAGGACGACTTCGTGCGGCGGCTCGCGCACGAGGACGCCGGTCGGCTGCCGCGCCCGCTCGTCGCCGACGACCCCGACGGCGTCGTCGTCCACGTCGGCTCGCTGACCAAGGCGACCTCGCCCAGCTTCCGCGTCAGCGCGCTGGCCGCCCGTGGTCCGGTGCTGGAACGCCTGCGTGCCATCCAGGTCGTCGACTCGTTCTTCGTCCCCCGCCCGCTCCAGGAGGCGGCCCTCGAACTGGTCGGCTCACCGGCCTGGCCGCGCCATCTACGGGCCGTCGCGGCCGAGTTGAGGACCCGCCGGGACGCGATGACCTCCGCGTTGCGACTGCGGCTGCCCGAACTGGCCCTGCCGCACGTCCCGTCCGGCGGCTACCACCTGTGGTTGCGGCTGCCCGACGGCGCCGACGAGGGCGCGTTCGCGGCGGCCGCTCTGCGCGCGGGCGTGGCCCTCACCCCGGGCCGGCCCTACTTCAGCGCCGAACCCCCGGCCGCCCACGTACGGGTGAGCTTCGCGGCCGTCGGCGGGACGGAGGAGATCGCTGAGGGGGTGCGCCGGCTGAGGACCGCGTGCGACGAGGTGTTCCCCGCAAACCGTTCGACATGA
- a CDS encoding GNAT family N-acetyltransferase encodes MNAVNATPPLAAGYEISADTARIDVDRVHHWLSTDAYWAAGREREKQERAIAGSLNFGVYDTATGEQVAYARVVTDLADFAWLCDVYVDRSVRGKGVGTALVAAVRDHLRPYRLRRILLATHDAHGVYAQVGFEALEKPEQWMALIFAKAAPA; translated from the coding sequence ATGAACGCCGTCAACGCCACTCCGCCCCTCGCCGCGGGCTACGAGATATCCGCCGACACCGCCCGGATCGACGTCGACCGGGTCCACCACTGGCTCTCCACGGACGCGTACTGGGCGGCCGGGCGCGAGCGGGAGAAGCAGGAACGGGCGATCGCCGGTTCGCTGAACTTCGGCGTCTACGACACGGCCACGGGGGAGCAGGTCGCCTACGCGCGGGTCGTGACCGACCTCGCGGACTTCGCCTGGCTGTGCGACGTGTACGTGGACCGGTCCGTGCGCGGCAAGGGCGTCGGGACCGCCCTCGTCGCCGCCGTCCGTGACCACCTGCGGCCCTACCGGCTGCGGCGCATCCTGCTCGCCACGCACGACGCGCACGGCGTCTACGCGCAGGTCGGCTTCGAGGCGCTGGAGAAGCCGGAGCAGTGGATGGCGCTGATCTTCGCGAAGGCCGCGCCGGCGTGA
- a CDS encoding histidine phosphatase family protein, with the protein MPLRVTFVAAARSSGLLAERFEDDRPLDQDGWGEVLQVADALLPLAAAELRYCSPTPRSRATGDALGYAPLVQLALRDCDMGRWRGLTLGEAMAREPEAVDAWLSDPLATPHGGESLFAFITRVAGWLDTRPVGDGGRIVAVAEPSVIRAALVYALKAPPATYWNIDVRPLSTTTVTGRAGRWNLRLEGATAQRSRA; encoded by the coding sequence ATGCCACTAAGGGTCACGTTCGTCGCCGCCGCTCGCAGCTCGGGGCTGCTCGCGGAACGCTTCGAGGACGACCGGCCGCTGGACCAGGACGGCTGGGGCGAGGTGTTGCAGGTGGCGGACGCCCTGCTGCCCCTCGCCGCCGCGGAACTGCGCTACTGCTCGCCCACCCCGCGCAGCCGCGCCACCGGGGACGCGCTCGGTTACGCCCCGCTGGTCCAGCTCGCGCTGCGGGACTGCGACATGGGCCGCTGGCGCGGTCTCACCCTGGGCGAGGCGATGGCCCGCGAACCGGAGGCCGTGGACGCCTGGCTCTCCGATCCGCTCGCCACCCCGCACGGCGGGGAGTCGCTGTTCGCGTTCATCACCCGGGTCGCGGGCTGGCTCGACACCCGCCCGGTGGGCGACGGCGGCCGCATCGTCGCCGTCGCCGAGCCGAGCGTGATCCGCGCGGCGCTGGTGTACGCCCTGAAGGCGCCGCCCGCGACGTACTGGAACATCGACGTGCGTCCGCTGTCGACGACCACCGTCACGGGCCGGGCCGGCCGCTGGAACCTCCGCCTCGAAGGCGCCACCGCTCAGCGCAGCCGCGCGTAG
- a CDS encoding DUF6314 family protein: MEEFRPVPDALAYLLGSWRVTRSVQDRAGGGEGRFDGTTVFGPLDAGGLPDAGGLLHEEAGTFVWLGVPRPAERTLRFLPGPTPGTADVRFADGRPFHDLDLTTGRHVVGHPCSADLYRGEFTVRDPDHWRTVWQVAGPAKDLLLTTDYARLR, from the coding sequence ATGGAAGAGTTCCGGCCGGTGCCGGACGCCCTGGCCTACCTCCTGGGGAGCTGGCGGGTGACACGGTCGGTCCAGGACCGGGCGGGCGGCGGCGAGGGCCGCTTCGACGGCACCACGGTGTTCGGCCCGCTGGACGCGGGCGGGCTGCCGGACGCGGGCGGGCTGCTGCACGAGGAGGCCGGCACGTTCGTCTGGCTCGGGGTTCCCCGGCCCGCCGAGCGCACCCTGCGCTTCCTGCCGGGGCCCACGCCCGGCACGGCGGACGTACGGTTCGCCGACGGCCGCCCCTTCCACGACCTGGACCTGACGACCGGGCGGCACGTCGTCGGGCATCCCTGCTCCGCGGACCTCTACCGGGGCGAGTTCACCGTCCGGGACCCGGACCACTGGCGGACGGTCTGGCAGGTGGCGGGCCCCGCCAAGGACCTGCTGCTCACCACCGACTACGCGCGGCTGCGCTGA
- a CDS encoding alpha-L-arabinofuranosidase C-terminal domain-containing protein — translation MPRSTTRTRWRLGLATTALLTAAALVPVPAHAETVTDYALTVDPAAQGAQIDDTMYGVFFEDINRAADGGLYAELVQNRSFEYSAVDNRAYTPLTSWTVDGTAQVLDDAGRLNDRNRNYLSLGAGSAVTNAGYNTGVRVEQGKRYDFSVWARAARGSALTVSLQDAGGVLATARAVTVRKGGWARYRATFTATRTSSEGRLTVASSAATALDMVSLFPRDTYRHEPNGLRKDLAEKIAALHPGFVRFPGGCLVNTGSMQDYSEASGWQRARSYQWKDTVGPVEERAVNSNFWGYNQSYGLGYYEYFRFAEDVGAMPLPVVPALVTGCGQNRAVVDDALLKRHIQDTLDLIEFANGPVTSPWGKKRAQMGHPAPFRLTHLEVGNEENLPAEFFARFEQFRAAVEAKYPDVTVVSNSGPDDSGQIFDTAWQLNRDAGVAMVDEHYYNSPQWFLQNNDRYDSYDRSGPKVFLGEYASQGNAFKNGLAEAAYMTGLERNADVVKLASYAPLFANEDYVQWRPDLVWFNNHASWNSANYEVQKLFMTNVGDRVVPSTATGTPSLQGPVTGAVGLSTWATSAAYDDVRVTGANGDTLLSDDFSGDASRWTHTGGGSWSLQDGQYVQTDTAAENTMVFAGDPAWHDYDLRVKATKKSGKEGFLVAFGVKDTGNYYWWNLGGWNNTRSAVEQAVDGGKSTLISKAGSVETGRAYDIHVKVRGRQVTLYLDGQEWGSFTDDKPAEPFRQVVTEDDRTGDLIVKVVNAQSTQARTAIDLGGARVASRARVTTLAAAPDAVNTETGTAVAPVTSTFTGVANRFTYTFPANSVTFLRIRQR, via the coding sequence ATGCCACGCAGCACCACCCGCACCCGTTGGAGACTGGGCCTCGCCACCACCGCCCTGCTGACGGCCGCCGCCCTCGTTCCCGTCCCGGCGCACGCCGAGACCGTGACCGACTACGCCCTCACCGTCGATCCCGCAGCTCAGGGCGCGCAGATCGACGACACGATGTACGGCGTCTTCTTCGAGGACATCAACCGGGCGGCCGACGGCGGCCTGTACGCCGAACTCGTGCAGAACCGGTCCTTCGAGTACTCCGCCGTCGACAACAGGGCGTACACCCCGCTGACGTCCTGGACGGTCGACGGCACCGCGCAGGTCCTGGACGACGCCGGCCGGCTCAACGACCGCAACCGCAACTACCTCTCCCTGGGCGCCGGTTCCGCCGTGACCAACGCCGGCTACAACACCGGGGTCCGCGTCGAGCAGGGCAAGCGGTACGACTTCTCGGTGTGGGCCCGCGCCGCGCGCGGCAGCGCGCTCACGGTGAGCCTCCAGGACGCGGGCGGTGTGCTCGCCACGGCCCGCGCGGTGACCGTGCGCAAGGGGGGCTGGGCCCGCTACCGGGCCACCTTCACGGCGACCCGGACCAGCAGCGAGGGCCGGCTGACGGTGGCCTCCTCGGCCGCGACGGCCCTCGACATGGTCTCCCTGTTCCCCCGGGACACCTACCGGCACGAGCCCAACGGCCTGCGCAAGGACCTCGCCGAGAAGATCGCCGCCCTGCACCCGGGCTTCGTGCGCTTCCCCGGCGGCTGCCTGGTCAACACCGGCTCCATGCAGGACTACAGCGAGGCCTCCGGCTGGCAGCGCGCCCGCTCCTACCAGTGGAAGGACACCGTCGGCCCCGTCGAGGAACGGGCCGTCAACTCCAACTTCTGGGGATACAACCAGAGTTACGGGCTCGGCTACTACGAGTACTTCCGCTTCGCCGAGGACGTCGGCGCGATGCCGCTGCCCGTCGTGCCGGCCCTGGTGACCGGCTGCGGCCAGAACCGGGCCGTCGTCGACGACGCGCTCCTGAAGCGCCACATCCAGGACACCCTGGACCTGATCGAGTTCGCCAACGGCCCCGTCACCTCCCCCTGGGGCAAGAAGCGCGCGCAGATGGGCCACCCCGCGCCCTTCCGCCTCACGCACCTGGAGGTCGGCAACGAGGAGAACCTGCCCGCCGAGTTCTTCGCCCGCTTCGAGCAGTTCCGCGCCGCCGTCGAGGCGAAGTACCCGGACGTCACCGTCGTCTCCAACTCGGGTCCGGACGACTCGGGCCAGATCTTCGACACGGCCTGGCAGCTCAACCGGGACGCCGGGGTCGCGATGGTGGACGAGCACTACTACAACAGTCCGCAGTGGTTCCTCCAGAACAACGACCGCTACGACTCCTACGACCGCAGCGGCCCCAAGGTCTTCCTCGGTGAGTACGCCTCCCAGGGCAACGCCTTCAAGAACGGCCTCGCCGAAGCGGCCTACATGACCGGCCTGGAGCGCAACGCCGACGTGGTGAAGCTCGCCTCCTACGCCCCGCTGTTCGCCAACGAGGACTACGTCCAGTGGCGGCCGGACCTGGTGTGGTTCAACAACCACGCCTCCTGGAACTCGGCCAACTACGAGGTCCAGAAACTGTTCATGACCAACGTCGGCGACCGCGTGGTGCCCTCCACGGCCACCGGGACGCCCTCGCTCCAGGGGCCCGTCACCGGCGCCGTCGGCCTGTCGACCTGGGCCACCTCCGCGGCCTACGACGACGTACGGGTGACCGGCGCGAACGGCGACACGCTGCTGAGCGACGACTTCTCCGGCGACGCCTCCCGCTGGACGCACACGGGCGGCGGCAGCTGGTCGCTCCAGGACGGTCAGTACGTACAGACCGACACCGCGGCCGAGAACACCATGGTCTTCGCCGGCGACCCCGCCTGGCACGACTACGACCTGCGGGTGAAGGCCACCAAGAAGTCCGGCAAGGAAGGCTTCCTGGTCGCCTTCGGCGTCAAGGACACCGGCAACTACTACTGGTGGAACCTGGGCGGCTGGAACAACACCCGGTCCGCCGTCGAGCAGGCCGTGGACGGCGGCAAGTCCACGCTGATCTCCAAGGCCGGGTCCGTCGAGACGGGCCGCGCCTACGACATCCACGTCAAGGTGCGGGGCCGCCAGGTCACCCTCTACCTCGACGGCCAGGAGTGGGGCAGCTTCACCGACGACAAGCCCGCGGAGCCGTTCCGCCAGGTCGTCACCGAGGACGACCGGACCGGCGACCTGATCGTCAAGGTCGTCAACGCCCAGTCCACGCAGGCCCGCACGGCGATCGACCTCGGCGGCGCCCGGGTCGCCTCCCGGGCGAGGGTGACGACGCTGGCCGCCGCTCCGGACGCGGTCAACACGGAGACCGGGACCGCGGTCGCCCCGGTGACCTCGACCTTCACCGGGGTCGCGAACCGGTTCACCTACACCTTCCCGGCGAACTCGGTCACCTTCCTGCGGATCAGACAGCGGTAG